TCAATTTTTGCCAAATCCAAAATGTCATTGATCAGCGTCAAAAGGTCGTTTCCTGACGAGTAGATCGTACGACTATACTCGACTTGTTTAGCTGTGAGATTTTTGTCAACGTTATCTGTGAGCAATTTCGCCAAAATCAACAAGCTATTTAGCGGTGTGCGTAGTTCATGGGACATGTTCGCCAGAAACTCAGACTTATATTTTGACGAAAGTGCAAGTTGTTCGGCTTGCTCTTTTAAATCTAGGCTTGCTTGTTCAATTTCATTATTTTTGCGCTCAACTTCTTTGTTTTGCAAAGCTAATAATTCCGATCTTTCTTCTAGTTCAGCGTTCGTCGCTTGTAATTCTTCTTGCTGTTTTCTCAATAAATCCTCGGAGGACTGGAGCGATTTTGCTTGTTGTTCTAGGCGGTTGTTTGTTTCCCTGAGTTCGCTTTGCTGACTTTGTAACTCCTGTGCCAAAGACTGGGACTGTTTGAGTAACTCTTCAGTACGCATACTGGCAGCGATGGTGTTTAATACAATCGCGATGCTTTCGGTAAGTTGGTCGAAGAATGACAAATGAATTTCGTTAAAGCGTCGGAATGAGGCTAGTTCAATCACTGCTGTGACTTGTCCTTCAAATAGGACAGGTAACACAACAACATTCAGCGGAGTCGCTTCACCTAAGCCAGAACTAATTTTGATATAGTCGTGCGGTACCTCTGTCAGCAGAATTCGTTCTTTTTCCAAAGCGCATTGTCCGACCAAACCTTCACCCAACTGAAAGCGGTTTGCAAGATGCTTGCGCTCACGGTAAGCGTAGCTGCTGAGTAATTTTAAGTACTTAATATCTACTGTAATATCCATGATAAAAAAGACACCCTGCGAAGCCCCAACCAGCGGTGCTAACTCCGAGAGAATCAGTTTAGACACCGTTTCAAGGTCACGCTGACCTTGAAGCATGCGGGTGAACTTGGTTAAGTTAGTTTTCAACCAGTCTTGTTCAGTGTTTTTCTGCGTTGTCTCGCGCAGGTTAGCAATCATTTGGTTGATGTAGTCTTTCAGCATGGCGACTTCACCTTGCGCCTCGACGGAAATTGACCGCGTTAAGTCGCCTTTGGTGACAGCAGTTGCGACTTCGGCGATCGCCCGTAATTGAGTGGTGAGGGTAGCAGCCAGTTCATTCACGTTGTCGGTCAAATCTTTCCAAGTTCCCGCAGCCCCCGGCACTTTGGCTTGTCCACCCAACTTACCTTCAATCCCCACTTCACGTGCTACAGTTGTGACTTGGTTGGCAAACGTCGCCAGAGTACCAATCATCTCATTAATCGTTTCTGCCAAAGTTTCAATTTCTCCCTTGGCATCTAGCGTGAGTTTCTGTTTCAAGTTACCATTAGCAACCGCCGTCACAACTTTCGCTATACCCCGCACTTGTGCCGTCAAGTTACCCGCCATCGAGTTGACATTATCGGTCAAATCTTTCCAGGTACCTGCCACGCCAACAACCTGCGCTTGACCGCCTAATTTCCCTTCAGTGCCGACTTCCCTCGCAACTCGCGTCACCTCTGAGGCGAAAGACGAAAGCTGATCCACCATCGTGTTGATAGTGTTTTTCAACTCCAAAATCTCTCCTCTCACATCAACAGTGATTTTCTTCGAGAGATCACCATTTGCCACCGCCTTTGTGACTTCGGCAATATTCCGCACTTGTGCCGTCAAGTTACCTGCCATCAAGTTGAAGTTGTCGGTCAAATCTTTCCAAGTGCCTCCTACGCCTCTGACATAGGCTTGTACACCCAGCTTACCTTCAGTTCCCACTTCCCGCGCAACCCGCGTCACTTCCGATGCGAAGGAGTTGAGTTGATCCACCATCGTATTGATGGTGTTTTTTAATTCCAGAATTTCACCTTTAACGTCAACAGTGATTTTCTTCGAGAGGTCACCTGTTGCCACCGCCGTGGTGACTTCGGCAATATTCCGCACTTGTGCAGTTAAAGAACCCGCCATCGAATTCACACTATCAGTCAAGTCCTTCCAAGTGCCAGCAACGCCTCGTACTTCTGCTTGCACACCCAGCTTACCTTCAGTTCCCACTTCCCGCGCAACCCGCGTCACTTCCGACGCAAAGGAATTGAGTTGATCCACCATCGTGTTCACGGTGTTTTTTAACTCCAGAATTTCACCTTTGACATCAACAGTGATTTTCTTGGAGAGGTCACCAGTTGCTACCGCGGTGGTGACTTCAGCGATGTTTCGCACCTGTGCTGTCAAGGAACCCGCCATGAAGTTGACACTGTCGGTTAAATCTTTCCAAGTGCCAGCAACACCTCTAACATCTGCTTGCACGCCCAGCTTACCTTCACTGCCCACTTCTGTTGCAACCCGCGTCACTTCCGAAGCAAAAGAGTTGAGTTGATCCACCATAATATTAATAGTGTTTTTCAACTCCAAAATTTCCCCTTTCACCTGCACAGTGATTTTCTTAGAAAGATCACCGTTAGCGATCGCCGTCGTCACTTCCGCAATATTCCGTACCTGGGCTGTCAAAGAACCCGCCATAAAGTTGACGCTGTCGGTCAAGTCCTTCCATGTACCAGCACCACCTTTGACATCTGCTTGTACACCCAGCTTACCTTCGGTTCCCACTTCCCTAGCAACTCGTGTCACCTCGCTGGCAAAGGAACTGAGTTGATCGACCATTGTATTGATGGTATTTTTCAGTTCTAAAATTTCGCCTTTGACATCAACAGTTATTTTCTTCGAGAGGTCACCTGTTGCTACCGCCGTAGTCACTTCGGCAATATTCCGTACCTGCGCTGTCAAGGAACCTGCCATGAAGTTGACGCTGTCGGTCAAATCTTTCCAAGTTCCTGCAACGCCTCTCACCTCAGCTTGTACGCCCAGCTTTCCTTCTGCACCGACTTCCCTTGCAACCCGCGTCACTTCTCCAGCGAAGGAACTGAGTTGATCGACCATAATATTGATGGTGTTTTTGAGTTCTAGAATTTCACCTTTAACATCAACAGTGATTTTCTTGGAGAGATCACCATTGGCGATCGCTGTCGTCACTTCTGCAATGTTTCGTACCTGCGCGGTTAAAGAACCCGCCATCAAGTTCACGTTGTCCGTTAAATCCTTCCAAATCCCAGCAACGCCGCGTACTTCTGCTTGCACACCGAGTTTACCTTCGGTTCCCACTTCTCTTGCAACCCGCGTCACCTCAGAAGCAAACGAGTTGAGTTGATCGACCATCGTGTTGATAGTATTTTTCAACTCCAAAATTTCACCTTTGACATCAACAGTAATTTTCTTGGAGAGATCACCGTTTGCGACTGCTGTTGTCACATCCGCAATATTACGAACTTGTGCGGTTAAGTTTCCCGCCATTAAATTCACACTGTCCGTCAAATCCTTCCAAGTTCCAGCCACACCTGGAACTTCTGCTTTCACCCCCAGCTTACCTTCAGTTCCCACTTCCCTGGCAACTCGTGTGACCTCGCTAGCAAAGGAATTCAACTGACCCACCATTGTATTAACCATTTGGGCAGTTTGGAGAAATTCTCCTTTGAGGGGTCTACCTTCAATTTCTGGTGCAATCGCTTGAGATAAATCACCATTCGCCACCGCCCGGATCACACGCGCTGTTTCCTCTGTCGGCTGAACCAAATCTGTCACCAGGGTGTTGACAGAATCAACACAAACTGACCAAGAACCACGAACATTTCCTAAAGAGGCGCGTTCACTAATTTTGCCATCTTTACCAACAACATGACTAATCCTCTGTAGCTCTGTTGTTAGCCGCTCATTTTGTTCAATAATATCGTTGAGCGTATCGGCTATTTTTCCTGCCATACCAGTTTGGTCTATGGGCATACGGGCAGAAAAGTCACCTTTTTTAACAGCTACCAGCGTTTTCAGCAGCTGTTTTAAATCTAAATTATCGCTTTCTTTGGTTAACTGTTCAGTGGACATAGTGGCGGGCCAAGAATATCTATATTAATTATCTTTGCTATTGCTTGCTATCAGTTCCAATTGCGTTCTTTACACAAAAGGCATACCAAATTATGACGCAAAAAAGAAACTTTGGTCTTCAATAACAAGTTGTGCCAAAGAATATGTCGTATAAAATATAACTAATTTTAAACACTTTCAAAAAAATATTCTAAAAATCTATCTGAGGGATGAAAAGCATCGATCAGTCCGCTGAATTATTTATAATTCCTGCCTTCTTTCACCTTAACCCTAGGCAACTGTACACTGTCCTATTGGGCTGCGTTATATTCTATCCGAGTGAGAACTGGGATAATGGAGCATGACAAATAAGCTGCTTAACAATCGCTATCAAATTATCCAAGTACTAGGTGCGGGTGGATTTGGTGAAACTTTTTTGGCGGAAGATATACATATGCCTTCTCGCCGTCGCTGCGTGATTAAGCAACTCAAACCGATTCACAATAACCCCCAGATTTATCAACTAGTACAACAGAGATTTCAACGCGAAGCAGCGATATTAGAACAGCTAGGTGGAAGCAGTGATCAAATACCAGCTTTATACGCTTATTTTCAGTTAGATGAGCTATTCTACTTAGTTCAGGAGTATATTGAAGGCGATACGCTGACAACTAAACTCAGACAGCAGGGAGTATTTGGTGAAAATACTGTCCGGGAATTATTGGTAACTTTATTACCTGTACTGGAGTACATCCACTCAAAGGGCATTGTCCACCGTGATATCAAACCAGATAACATTATTTTGCGCTCATCAGATCAAAAACCAGTGCTGATTGATTTTGGTGCTGTACGGGAAACAATGGGTACAGTCATCAATTCTCAAGGGAGTCTTACTAGCTCAATTATCATTGGAACTCTTGGATATATGCCTAGCGAGCAGGCAATGGGTAGACCAGTTTATGTTAGTGATCTGTATAGTTTAGGCATGACTATTATTTATCTGCTGACAGGGAAATACCCGCAAGAACTGGAAACAGATCCACACACTGGAGAAATTGTTTGGCGCTCTTATGCTTTGAATATTAGCTCAACGATCGCATCTGTTATTGATAAAGCAATTGCTTACCATCCACGGGATAGGTTTGCCAGTGCTAGAGAAATGTTGCAAGCTTGTGCCGGAATAGCAAATACAATTTTACCGACACAACCGCCTTCTACTCAACCATCTGTCCGTACGCCATCTCCTGAGGCTGTTGTCTCGACACCTTCTAGAGAGCGCAATCCTGCTCACAATAATATTGTCATAGGAAGTGCAATTGCAACTGGGTTAATCGGTATATCTGTAATTATTGGTCTTGTGTTAACAAAATCTTCTCAACCATTTCCACAACAGCCAGTGGTAAAACAAACTCCAAATGATTCTTCTTGGCTTTCTCAAAGAACTGTAACAGATGCAGATTTAGAAGGTAAAAGCGGTTTCGAGCTTGATGTTATGCGAAATTCAATTTTTGCACGTCACGGTCGTCGTTTTGACACTACTGGCTTACAACAGTATTTTGATAAACAGCCGTGGTATCGACCTCTGTATTCACCAAAAGATTTTCCAACTAGCTTGCTCTCAAGTACAGAGCAGTGGAATGTAGAATATATTGCAGAATATCAAGACCGTTACAACCGCAGATATTTTCAGAAATGAGAGCAAAAAGCCAAAAACTCTTTCTTTAAGCCTTGCCCTTTAACTTTTTCCCAAGGAGCATTTGTAAATTAAGTTGTGCTTATCCGAACCGTATTAACACTACTCCTATTGAGTAACAATAATTGCCAACTCTAGATTGCCAAGTCGGATTTGACTACCCACTGTGAGCACAACGGGGACTGAGGGCTGATTGGCAGACTGGGGAATAAGTTGCTGTCCATTGACAAACGTACCATTGCGGCTGTGAAGGTCGATAATCTGAAGTTTATTGTTAGCCCACTGGATGACAGCATGGTAACGCGAAATTGTCCCAGGAATGGTTAACTCATAGGTACTCAGATCAATGTCAACAGTAATGTGAGGGAGATGACTACGCCCAATCAGCGATCGCAACCGATTCAGAGAAAAGGACTCGTTGGCTTTGGGACCGTTGAAGATAAACAAATAGGTTGTCTCAGGGTTAAGT
This portion of the Brasilonema sennae CENA114 genome encodes:
- a CDS encoding HAMP domain-containing protein, giving the protein MSTEQLTKESDNLDLKQLLKTLVAVKKGDFSARMPIDQTGMAGKIADTLNDIIEQNERLTTELQRISHVVGKDGKISERASLGNVRGSWSVCVDSVNTLVTDLVQPTEETARVIRAVANGDLSQAIAPEIEGRPLKGEFLQTAQMVNTMVGQLNSFASEVTRVAREVGTEGKLGVKAEVPGVAGTWKDLTDSVNLMAGNLTAQVRNIADVTTAVANGDLSKKITVDVKGEILELKNTINTMVDQLNSFASEVTRVAREVGTEGKLGVQAEVRGVAGIWKDLTDNVNLMAGSLTAQVRNIAEVTTAIANGDLSKKITVDVKGEILELKNTINIMVDQLSSFAGEVTRVAREVGAEGKLGVQAEVRGVAGTWKDLTDSVNFMAGSLTAQVRNIAEVTTAVATGDLSKKITVDVKGEILELKNTINTMVDQLSSFASEVTRVAREVGTEGKLGVQADVKGGAGTWKDLTDSVNFMAGSLTAQVRNIAEVTTAIANGDLSKKITVQVKGEILELKNTINIMVDQLNSFASEVTRVATEVGSEGKLGVQADVRGVAGTWKDLTDSVNFMAGSLTAQVRNIAEVTTAVATGDLSKKITVDVKGEILELKNTVNTMVDQLNSFASEVTRVAREVGTEGKLGVQAEVRGVAGTWKDLTDSVNSMAGSLTAQVRNIAEVTTAVATGDLSKKITVDVKGEILELKNTINTMVDQLNSFASEVTRVAREVGTEGKLGVQAYVRGVGGTWKDLTDNFNLMAGNLTAQVRNIAEVTKAVANGDLSKKITVDVRGEILELKNTINTMVDQLSSFASEVTRVAREVGTEGKLGGQAQVVGVAGTWKDLTDNVNSMAGNLTAQVRGIAKVVTAVANGNLKQKLTLDAKGEIETLAETINEMIGTLATFANQVTTVAREVGIEGKLGGQAKVPGAAGTWKDLTDNVNELAATLTTQLRAIAEVATAVTKGDLTRSISVEAQGEVAMLKDYINQMIANLRETTQKNTEQDWLKTNLTKFTRMLQGQRDLETVSKLILSELAPLVGASQGVFFIMDITVDIKYLKLLSSYAYRERKHLANRFQLGEGLVGQCALEKERILLTEVPHDYIKISSGLGEATPLNVVVLPVLFEGQVTAVIELASFRRFNEIHLSFFDQLTESIAIVLNTIAASMRTEELLKQSQSLAQELQSQQSELRETNNRLEQQAKSLQSSEDLLRKQQEELQATNAELEERSELLALQNKEVERKNNEIEQASLDLKEQAEQLALSSKYKSEFLANMSHELRTPLNSLLILAKLLTDNVDKNLTAKQVEYSRTIYSSGNDLLTLINDILDLAKIESGTMSIDIEQMLLAELQENVERTFRQIAIDKGLNFTIKFAPELPRSIYTDAKRLQQVLKNLLANAFKFTDRGEVGLQVFVTTQGWSHDQESLNRAQTVIAFAVSDTGIGIAVDKQKIIFEAFQQADGTTSRRYGGTGLGLSVSREITRLLGGEIKLHSRLGEGSTFTLYLPQEAEQINSKLELSPLLPPSQPTPRFANTLSFPHSLTPLTDDRGNIEQGDAPAGSRPKGERILLIIEDDINFARILLDMARQQEFKVIVAHNGSGGLALAQQFQPSAIILDIRLPGMDGWTVLDRLKHDPSTRHIPVHIMTVEEGRQRGLQLGAIAYMQKPISTEVLSEALSNIKGFVERPVKNLLIVEDDDNQRHSIMELIGNTDVAMTGVKTAGEALEAIQNQYYDCVVLDLGLPDMSGFELITRIKQHPNGQALPIIVYTARELSRAEDTQLRRLAETIIIKDVRSPERLLDETALFLHRVQANLPAPKRQILEQLHSNDPVLAGKKVLIVDDDMRNIFALTSMLERYQMQILYAENGRDGIEVLQNTPDIDVILMDIMMPQIDGYETTRLIRQNNQFKSLPIIALTAKAMQGDREKCIEAGASDYITKPVDIEQLLSLLRVWLYR
- a CDS encoding protein kinase domain-containing protein — translated: MTNKLLNNRYQIIQVLGAGGFGETFLAEDIHMPSRRRCVIKQLKPIHNNPQIYQLVQQRFQREAAILEQLGGSSDQIPALYAYFQLDELFYLVQEYIEGDTLTTKLRQQGVFGENTVRELLVTLLPVLEYIHSKGIVHRDIKPDNIILRSSDQKPVLIDFGAVRETMGTVINSQGSLTSSIIIGTLGYMPSEQAMGRPVYVSDLYSLGMTIIYLLTGKYPQELETDPHTGEIVWRSYALNISSTIASVIDKAIAYHPRDRFASAREMLQACAGIANTILPTQPPSTQPSVRTPSPEAVVSTPSRERNPAHNNIVIGSAIATGLIGISVIIGLVLTKSSQPFPQQPVVKQTPNDSSWLSQRTVTDADLEGKSGFELDVMRNSIFARHGRRFDTTGLQQYFDKQPWYRPLYSPKDFPTSLLSSTEQWNVEYIAEYQDRYNRRYFQK
- a CDS encoding FHA domain-containing protein, translating into MTGGFGYDPIPGLAQLNPETTYLFIFNGPKANESFSLNRLRSLIGRSHLPHITVDIDLSTYELTIPGTISRYHAVIQWANNKLQIIDLHSRNGTFVNGQQLIPQSANQPSVPVVLTVGSQIRLGNLELAIIVTQ